GCCTGCGCGATCAGGGCTGCTGCGACGAGAATCATCATGGTTTCACCTCGGGGAGTAGACCGTCGGGTCCGGCACGCCGGCCTCGCGGAAGCCTTGCGCCCGCAGCCGGCAGGAGTCGCACCGGCCGCAGGCGCGGCCCTGCGGGTCGGGGTCGTAGCACGAATGCGTCATTGCGTAAGGGACTCCCAGCCGCGTGCCGAGCTCGATGATCTGCGCTTTGCTGAGCTGGAGCAGCGGCGCGTGCACGCGGTAGCGGGCCCGGCCTTCTACCGCTGCGGCGGTCGCCACGTTGGCCAGCTTCTCGAACGCCTCGACGAATGCAGGCCTGCAGTCGGGATAGCCGGAATAGTCGATGGCGTTCACGCCGATGTACAGGTCCTGCGCGTCCAGCGTCTCCGCATAGCCGAGGGCCAGCCCGAGCAGCACGGTGTTGCGCGCGGGAACGTACGTGACGGGAATGCCACCGCCGACGCCGTCCTTTGGAACCTCGAGATCGCCGGTCAGCGCGGAACCGCCGACGGCGCG
The DNA window shown above is from Deltaproteobacteria bacterium and carries:
- the queC gene encoding 7-cyano-7-deazaguanine synthase QueC; this translates as MRPAVVLFSGGLDSTTCLAVAREDGFAPHALAVRYGQRHARELDAAERVARMLGAPLKIVSLDLRAVGGSALTGDLEVPKDGVGGGIPVTYVPARNTVLLGLALGYAETLDAQDLYIGVNAIDYSGYPDCRPAFVEAFEKLANVATAAAVEGRARYRVHAPLLQLSKAQIIELGTRLGVPYAMTHSCYDPDPQGRACGRCDSCRLRAQGFREAGVPDPTVYSPR